A window from Pokkaliibacter sp. MBI-7 encodes these proteins:
- the smpB gene encoding SsrA-binding protein SmpB — MSKKKKSSSDNTIAQNKRARHDYHIEQRYEAGIALMGWEVKSLRAGRGSLNDTYVLVKDGEVSLVGTHISPLLSASSHVVCNPTRERKLLLHGNQIRELEEAIAQKGYTCVPLALYWKGHLVKCDIALVKGKKLYDKRDAEKDRDWARQKERLMKHDK, encoded by the coding sequence ATGAGCAAGAAGAAAAAGTCGTCATCCGACAACACCATTGCGCAAAACAAACGCGCCCGCCACGACTACCACATTGAACAGCGCTACGAGGCAGGCATCGCCTTGATGGGCTGGGAAGTCAAAAGCCTGCGAGCCGGACGCGGCAGCCTCAACGACACCTATGTATTGGTCAAAGATGGTGAGGTATCACTGGTAGGCACTCATATATCACCTCTGCTGTCCGCCTCATCACACGTCGTATGCAACCCCACTCGTGAGCGCAAGTTATTACTGCACGGCAATCAGATTCGCGAACTGGAAGAGGCTATTGCACAGAAAGGATACACATGCGTTCCATTGGCCCTGTATTGGAAAGGCCACCTGGTGAAGTGCGACATCGCCCTGGTAAAAGGCAAAAAACTCTATGACAAGCGTGACGCTGAGAAGGACAGAGACTGGGCGCGTCAGAAAGAGCGCCTGATGAAACACGATAAGTAA
- the lspA gene encoding signal peptidase II, with the protein MLSLPEGYHLRNLRWLWLMVLVVVLDLAAKAWVSETLTYAQPVYVLPVFDLTLLHNTGAAFSFLAAAGGWQRWLFAAIAVVVSVVILLWMMKLSSKQYWHAVALALILGGALGNLHDRILLGYVVDFLSFHYNGWFFPAFNLADSAITLGALMLIPDMLGFKGAGQRQQH; encoded by the coding sequence ATGTTGAGTCTTCCCGAGGGCTATCACCTGCGCAATTTGCGCTGGCTGTGGCTGATGGTGTTGGTGGTGGTGCTGGATTTGGCGGCCAAAGCGTGGGTAAGCGAGACGCTTACCTACGCGCAGCCAGTCTATGTGCTGCCAGTATTTGATCTGACCCTGTTGCACAATACTGGAGCTGCATTCAGCTTTCTGGCTGCGGCGGGTGGCTGGCAGCGCTGGCTGTTTGCAGCCATCGCTGTCGTGGTGAGTGTTGTTATTCTGCTGTGGATGATGAAGCTTTCGTCAAAGCAGTATTGGCATGCTGTTGCCCTGGCCTTAATTTTGGGTGGAGCGCTGGGAAATTTGCATGATCGTATTCTGCTAGGTTACGTGGTTGATTTCCTGTCGTTCCATTACAACGGCTGGTTTTTCCCCGCATTCAATCTGGCTGATTCTGCAATCACTCTGGGTGCGTTGATGTTGATTCCCGATATGCTGGGTTTTAAAGGTGCGGGACAGCGCCAGCAGCATTGA
- the ileS gene encoding isoleucine--tRNA ligase — protein sequence MTDYKSTLNLPETAFPMKAGLPQREPEMLARWKEIDLYQKIREVSQGRKRFILHDGPPYANGSIHIGHAVNKILKDIIIKSRTMMGFDAPYVPGWDCHGLPIEHKVETSKHKVKAEDGSTIEVSGKLLSPDAVREQCRLYAAEQIEGQMQDFIRLGVQGEWSNPYKTMSFANEAGEIRALARIVEKGFVFKGLKPVNWCFDCGSALAEAEVEYADKKSPAIDVGFVCAEPAKLITAFGLKELTKPVQAVIWTTTPWTIPANQALNAHPEHRYALVDVGDKYLLLAVELVESCLQRYGLEGKVVASCAGEALELIKFSHPFYERYSPMYLADYVAVDAGTGIVHSAPAYGEDDFHSCKRYGMENDQILSPVQGNGVYVDSLPFFGGMMIWKANPVIVEKLQEVGALLAHSAINHSYMHCWRHKTPVIYRATAQWFVGMDVQPESGATLRTRALDAIEQTQFVPAWGKPRLQSMIANRPDWCISRQRNWGVPIPLFLHKESGELHPRTVELMEEVAKRVEQEGIEAWFKLDAVELLGEEAGQYDKISDTLDVWFDSGTTHWHVLRGSHGLGHDHGPRADLYLEGSDQHRGWFHSSLLTGCAIDGHAPYKALLTHGFTVDQEGRKMSKSLGNVVVPQTVMSTYGADILRLWVSATDYSGDMAVSDEILKRTADTYRRIRNTARFLLANLNGFVPEQHLVAPESMLALDRWVVDRAAQLQDEISQAYEQYQFLTIYQKVHHFCSLDLGSFYLDVIKDRQYTTQQDSLARRSAQTAMYHLVEALVRWVAPILSFTAEEIWLTMPGKRAESVHLETWYQGLFRLNAGDVITPAYWELILEAKQAVNKELENKRNAGVIKNGLAAEVALFCEGDLFVALSALGEELRFVTLTSAAAVHAVSAAEGAEPSEMEGLLISVTASEYKKCGRCWHHRPDVGLHQGHDDLCGRCVENVAGEGERRLFA from the coding sequence ATGACCGACTATAAAAGCACACTGAATCTGCCGGAAACGGCATTCCCGATGAAAGCGGGGCTGCCACAGCGCGAGCCTGAGATGCTGGCGCGCTGGAAAGAAATTGATCTTTACCAGAAGATTCGCGAAGTGAGCCAAGGTCGCAAGCGCTTTATTCTGCATGATGGCCCGCCCTATGCGAATGGCAGCATCCATATCGGCCATGCGGTCAATAAAATCCTGAAAGATATCATTATCAAGTCTCGCACCATGATGGGTTTTGATGCGCCTTATGTGCCGGGCTGGGACTGTCATGGTCTGCCCATTGAGCACAAGGTGGAGACGAGCAAGCACAAGGTCAAGGCTGAAGACGGCAGCACTATTGAAGTATCTGGCAAGCTGTTATCACCCGATGCTGTGCGTGAGCAATGTCGGCTCTACGCTGCAGAGCAGATCGAAGGTCAGATGCAGGATTTTATTCGCCTTGGGGTTCAGGGTGAGTGGAGCAATCCCTACAAGACCATGAGCTTTGCTAACGAGGCGGGCGAGATTCGGGCGCTGGCTCGTATCGTGGAAAAAGGCTTTGTCTTCAAGGGGTTGAAACCTGTTAACTGGTGCTTTGACTGTGGATCTGCGCTAGCAGAGGCCGAAGTAGAGTACGCAGACAAAAAGTCTCCTGCTATCGATGTTGGTTTTGTGTGTGCTGAGCCTGCAAAACTCATCACTGCCTTTGGTCTGAAAGAATTGACCAAGCCAGTGCAGGCGGTTATCTGGACGACCACGCCATGGACTATTCCTGCCAACCAGGCACTGAATGCGCATCCTGAGCATCGGTATGCGCTGGTGGATGTGGGTGACAAGTATCTGCTATTGGCTGTTGAGCTGGTTGAGAGCTGCCTGCAGCGCTATGGTCTGGAAGGTAAGGTGGTTGCCAGTTGTGCTGGTGAGGCGCTGGAGCTGATCAAGTTTAGCCACCCCTTCTATGAGCGCTACTCGCCTATGTATCTGGCTGATTATGTTGCTGTTGATGCGGGTACCGGCATTGTGCATTCTGCGCCGGCTTATGGTGAAGATGACTTCCATTCCTGTAAGCGTTACGGCATGGAGAATGATCAGATTCTCAGTCCGGTGCAGGGCAATGGTGTCTATGTGGATTCGCTGCCCTTCTTTGGTGGCATGATGATTTGGAAGGCTAATCCTGTCATCGTTGAAAAGTTGCAGGAAGTCGGCGCTCTGTTGGCTCACAGTGCTATCAATCACAGTTACATGCACTGCTGGCGTCACAAGACTCCGGTTATCTACCGTGCTACGGCGCAGTGGTTCGTGGGGATGGATGTTCAGCCTGAGTCTGGAGCTACCCTGCGTACTCGTGCACTGGATGCGATCGAGCAAACTCAGTTTGTTCCCGCCTGGGGTAAGCCACGTCTGCAGAGCATGATTGCCAACCGTCCTGACTGGTGTATCTCCCGTCAGCGGAACTGGGGGGTGCCCATTCCCTTGTTCCTTCATAAGGAGAGCGGAGAGCTTCATCCTCGTACCGTAGAGTTGATGGAGGAGGTGGCAAAACGTGTCGAGCAGGAAGGTATCGAAGCCTGGTTTAAACTGGATGCGGTTGAGCTGTTGGGCGAGGAAGCCGGCCAATACGATAAGATCTCTGATACGCTGGATGTGTGGTTCGATTCAGGTACCACACACTGGCACGTGCTGCGTGGCTCGCATGGTCTGGGTCATGATCATGGCCCCCGTGCAGATCTCTATCTGGAAGGGTCTGATCAGCATCGTGGCTGGTTCCATTCCTCCTTGCTGACGGGATGTGCGATTGATGGGCATGCCCCCTACAAAGCGTTGCTGACTCACGGATTCACAGTGGATCAGGAAGGTCGCAAAATGTCCAAGTCTCTGGGCAATGTAGTGGTGCCTCAGACGGTGATGAGTACCTATGGTGCGGATATTCTGCGTCTGTGGGTGTCTGCAACGGATTATAGCGGCGACATGGCCGTTTCGGATGAAATTCTGAAGCGTACAGCCGACACCTATCGCCGTATTCGTAATACCGCGCGTTTTCTTCTGGCAAACCTGAATGGTTTTGTTCCTGAGCAGCACCTGGTCGCTCCGGAGTCGATGCTGGCATTGGATCGCTGGGTGGTTGACCGTGCAGCACAGCTGCAGGACGAGATCAGCCAAGCCTATGAACAGTATCAGTTCCTCACTATCTATCAGAAAGTGCACCACTTCTGCTCGTTGGATCTTGGTTCTTTCTATCTGGATGTGATCAAGGATCGTCAGTACACCACTCAGCAGGACAGTCTGGCACGCCGTTCGGCACAAACAGCGATGTACCATCTGGTGGAGGCGCTTGTGCGCTGGGTTGCACCTATCCTGAGTTTCACCGCAGAGGAAATCTGGCTGACTATGCCAGGGAAACGTGCAGAGTCTGTGCACCTTGAAACCTGGTATCAGGGCCTGTTCCGTCTCAACGCGGGGGATGTTATCACTCCGGCTTATTGGGAGCTGATACTGGAGGCCAAGCAGGCCGTCAACAAGGAGCTGGAGAACAAGCGTAATGCTGGCGTGATCAAGAATGGTCTGGCTGCTGAAGTGGCATTGTTCTGTGAAGGTGATTTGTTTGTGGCGCTGTCTGCTCTCGGTGAGGAGCTGCGTTTCGTTACTCTGACCTCGGCTGCTGCTGTACATGCGGTGTCTGCTGCTGAGGGAGCAGAGCCCAGTGAAATGGAAGGGTTGCTGATTTCCGTCACAGCGTCTGAATACAAGAAGTGCGGTCGTTGCTGGCATCATCGCCCGGACGTTGGCTTGCATCAGGGGCATGATGATCTGTGTGGGCGTTGTGTAGAAAACGTAGCCGGCGAAGGCGAGCGACGCCTCTTTGCCTGA
- the carB gene encoding carbamoyl-phosphate synthase large subunit — MPKRTDIKSILIIGAGPIVIGQACEFDYSGAQACKALREEGYRVILVNSNPATIMTDPAMADATYIEPIQWDTVAKIIEKERPDAILPTMGGQTALNCALDLERHGVLAKFGVEMIGANADTIDKAENRDRFDVAMKKIGLECPRASIAHSMEEAWKVQADIGFPCIIRPSFTMGGSGGGIAYNREEFEEICTRGLDLSPTSELLIDESLIGWKEYEMEVVRDKNDNCIIICAIENFDAMGVHTGDSITVAPAQTLTDKEYQIMRNASLAVLREIGVETGGSNVQFGIDPKTGRMVVIEMNPRVSRSSALASKATGFPIAKVAAKLAVGYTLDELQNDITGGRTPASFEPSIDYVVTKVPRFTFEKFPQANDRLTTQMKSVGEVMAIGRTFQESLQKALRGLEVGKTGLNPIADLNDPEIKDTLVRELTLPGADRIWFLADAFRYGMSIEECYKLSGIDPWFLVQVKDLVDEEDRIHKLAIADLDKDSLFRIKRKGFSDARLAELLGVSEKEFRKRRWALDIHPVYKRVDTCAAEFSTDTAYMYSTYEEECEANPSARDKIMVLGGGPNRIGQGIEFDYCCVHAALAMREDGYETIMVNCNPETVSTDYDTSDRLYFEPVTLEDVLEIVQVEKPKGVIVQFGGQTPLKLAVALEEAGVPIIGTTPDAIDRAEDRERFQQMLQKLQLKQPANATVRSIEEAVRCAEQIGYPLVVRPSYVLGGRAMEIVHKEDELRRYMTYAVKVSNDAPVLLDRFLHNAIEVDIDAVADGQQVVIGAIMQHIEQCGVHSGDSACSLPPYSLPADVQDQMREQVKKMAIELGVVGLMNVQLAWQDGEIYVIEVNPRASRTVPFVSKCIGQSLAKVAARAMAGSSLEQQAFTKEIVPPYYAVKEAVFPFAKFQGVDPILSPEMKSTGEVMGVGDSFSEAFAKASLGAGEKLPRPGKAFISVRDADKPAAIALAHELVKQGFSLIATSGTHRALVEAGISAEYVSKVTEGRPNIVDMIKNEEVAYVINTTEGRQAIEDSSLIRRSALRYKVPYTTTVAGAHAVCMALGFGELSQVRRLQDLHAGISE, encoded by the coding sequence ATGCCAAAACGTACAGACATTAAAAGTATTTTGATCATTGGTGCTGGCCCGATTGTCATCGGCCAGGCCTGTGAGTTTGACTATTCCGGTGCTCAGGCCTGTAAGGCGCTGCGCGAGGAGGGTTACCGGGTTATTCTGGTTAACTCCAACCCTGCTACCATCATGACTGATCCGGCAATGGCTGATGCCACTTACATTGAGCCGATTCAGTGGGATACCGTAGCCAAAATTATCGAGAAAGAGCGTCCTGACGCCATCCTGCCAACCATGGGAGGGCAGACTGCCCTGAACTGCGCTTTGGATCTGGAGCGTCATGGTGTTCTGGCGAAGTTTGGTGTGGAAATGATCGGTGCGAATGCCGATACCATTGATAAGGCAGAAAACCGTGACCGCTTTGATGTGGCCATGAAGAAAATTGGGCTGGAGTGTCCGCGTGCTTCCATTGCGCATAGCATGGAAGAAGCCTGGAAGGTTCAGGCTGATATCGGCTTCCCCTGCATTATTCGTCCATCCTTCACTATGGGCGGCTCGGGTGGTGGGATTGCCTACAACCGTGAAGAGTTTGAAGAGATCTGTACTCGTGGTCTGGACCTTTCTCCGACCAGTGAGCTACTGATCGATGAATCTCTGATTGGCTGGAAAGAATATGAGATGGAAGTTGTTCGTGACAAAAACGACAACTGCATCATTATCTGTGCGATCGAAAACTTTGACGCGATGGGCGTGCATACAGGTGACTCAATCACTGTTGCGCCTGCACAGACATTAACTGACAAAGAATACCAGATCATGCGTAATGCCTCGCTGGCAGTGTTGCGTGAGATTGGTGTTGAAACCGGTGGCTCCAACGTGCAGTTCGGTATTGATCCGAAAACTGGACGTATGGTTGTGATCGAGATGAATCCTCGTGTATCTCGCTCATCGGCACTTGCTTCCAAAGCGACGGGCTTCCCTATTGCTAAGGTCGCAGCCAAACTGGCTGTGGGCTATACCCTGGATGAGTTGCAGAACGACATTACTGGTGGCCGTACTCCGGCGTCGTTCGAGCCATCGATCGACTATGTTGTCACCAAGGTGCCCCGTTTTACTTTTGAAAAATTCCCTCAGGCCAATGATCGTCTGACTACACAGATGAAATCTGTGGGTGAGGTCATGGCTATTGGCCGTACCTTCCAGGAGTCATTGCAGAAGGCGCTGCGTGGTCTGGAAGTGGGTAAAACCGGTCTTAATCCTATAGCCGATCTGAATGATCCAGAGATCAAGGATACGCTGGTGCGTGAGCTGACTCTGCCCGGGGCTGATCGTATCTGGTTCCTGGCAGATGCGTTCCGTTATGGCATGAGCATCGAGGAATGCTACAAGCTGTCCGGTATCGATCCCTGGTTCCTGGTGCAGGTTAAAGATCTGGTTGATGAAGAAGATCGAATTCACAAGCTGGCTATTGCTGACCTTGATAAAGACAGCCTGTTCCGCATCAAACGCAAAGGGTTCTCGGATGCTCGCCTGGCGGAACTGCTGGGTGTAAGTGAGAAAGAATTCCGCAAGCGTCGTTGGGCTCTGGATATTCATCCTGTCTATAAGCGTGTCGATACCTGCGCTGCCGAGTTTTCTACTGATACTGCCTATATGTACTCGACCTATGAGGAAGAGTGTGAGGCTAACCCGTCTGCGCGTGACAAGATCATGGTGCTGGGTGGTGGTCCTAACCGCATCGGCCAGGGTATCGAGTTTGACTACTGCTGCGTCCATGCAGCGCTGGCCATGCGCGAAGATGGTTACGAGACCATTATGGTTAACTGTAACCCTGAAACCGTTTCTACGGATTATGATACCTCGGACCGTCTGTATTTCGAGCCGGTTACCCTTGAGGATGTATTGGAAATCGTTCAGGTTGAAAAGCCCAAAGGGGTAATTGTTCAGTTCGGTGGACAGACCCCTTTGAAGCTCGCGGTAGCACTGGAAGAGGCGGGTGTACCCATTATTGGTACAACCCCGGATGCCATTGATCGTGCTGAAGATCGTGAGCGTTTCCAGCAGATGCTGCAGAAATTGCAGTTGAAGCAGCCAGCAAACGCTACTGTGCGCAGTATCGAAGAGGCGGTGCGTTGTGCTGAGCAGATTGGCTATCCTCTGGTCGTCCGCCCGTCTTATGTACTGGGTGGTCGGGCAATGGAAATTGTCCACAAGGAAGATGAGCTGCGTCGTTACATGACCTATGCGGTTAAGGTGTCCAACGATGCGCCTGTGTTGCTTGATCGTTTCCTGCACAATGCTATTGAGGTGGACATCGACGCGGTAGCGGATGGTCAGCAGGTCGTTATCGGTGCCATCATGCAGCATATTGAACAGTGTGGTGTTCACTCTGGTGACTCTGCCTGTTCCTTGCCACCTTACAGTTTGCCTGCTGATGTTCAGGACCAGATGCGTGAGCAGGTCAAGAAAATGGCAATCGAACTGGGTGTTGTTGGCTTGATGAATGTGCAGTTGGCCTGGCAGGATGGCGAAATTTACGTCATCGAGGTGAATCCTCGCGCTTCGCGTACTGTTCCCTTTGTATCCAAGTGCATTGGGCAGTCTCTGGCGAAAGTGGCTGCGCGCGCTATGGCGGGCAGTTCGTTGGAGCAGCAGGCATTCACCAAAGAAATCGTACCTCCTTACTATGCAGTAAAAGAAGCGGTATTCCCGTTTGCTAAGTTCCAGGGTGTTGACCCCATTCTTAGCCCTGAGATGAAGTCTACCGGCGAAGTTATGGGTGTCGGTGACAGCTTCTCCGAGGCGTTTGCCAAGGCCAGTCTGGGAGCGGGTGAAAAGCTGCCTCGTCCAGGTAAAGCCTTTATCAGTGTGCGCGATGCTGATAAGCCCGCTGCCATTGCATTGGCGCATGAACTGGTGAAGCAAGGCTTCAGCCTGATTGCTACCAGCGGTACGCATCGTGCTTTGGTAGAAGCAGGGATTAGCGCCGAGTATGTGAGTAAGGTGACGGAAGGTCGTCCGAATATTGTGGACATGATCAAAAATGAAGAAGTCGCGTATGTGATCAATACCACAGAAGGACGTCAGGCGATTGAAGATTCATCCCTGATTCGTCGTTCGGCACTGCGCTACAAGGTTCCTTACACTACTACGGTTGCCGGAGCGCACGCTGTTTGCATGGCACTTGGTTTTGGTGAGCTTAGTCAGGTTCGTCGTCTACAGGATTTGCATGCAGGAATTAGCGAATGA
- the greA gene encoding transcription elongation factor GreA: MSRIPMTVRGEQQLRDELQRLKTVDRPRIIAAIAEAREHGDLKENAEYHAAREQQGFCEGRIKEIEAKLSNAQIIDVGKLPNTGKVIFGTTVELFNIASDATVTYCIVGDDEADLKVGKISVNSPIARALIGKEEGEVVVVQTPNGAVEYEVSGVEHIV, from the coding sequence ATGAGTAGAATCCCAATGACAGTGAGAGGTGAACAGCAGCTGCGTGATGAGCTGCAACGCCTCAAGACCGTTGATCGTCCACGCATCATTGCTGCGATTGCAGAGGCGCGTGAGCATGGGGATCTTAAAGAGAATGCAGAATATCATGCTGCTCGTGAGCAGCAGGGGTTCTGTGAAGGGCGTATCAAAGAAATCGAAGCTAAATTGTCCAACGCGCAGATTATTGATGTCGGCAAGTTGCCCAATACTGGCAAGGTGATCTTTGGTACGACTGTTGAGCTGTTTAACATCGCCAGTGATGCTACCGTCACTTACTGTATCGTCGGTGACGATGAAGCTGATCTGAAAGTGGGTAAGATCTCGGTTAACTCCCCCATTGCTCGTGCCCTGATCGGCAAAGAGGAAGGCGAGGTTGTAGTGGTGCAAACACCAAATGGTGCGGTGGAGTATGAAGTGAGTGGCGTCGAGCATATCGTCTAA
- the rlmE gene encoding 23S rRNA (uridine(2552)-2'-O)-methyltransferase RlmE has protein sequence MARSKSSGRWLQEHFSDVYVKRSKQDGYRSRASYKLMEINEKDRLFRQGMRVIDLGAAPGGWSQVAVELVGDHGKVIASDILTMDPIAGVSFIQGDFTSEEVYKAIVAEMQGDCADLVISDMAPNMSGNQNIDQPAAMYLVELALDLARTVLKPGGNFVAKVFQGEGFPEYMQELKGSFERVLTRKPDASRSRSREVYLVGLGFRS, from the coding sequence GTGGCACGATCAAAAAGCAGTGGGCGTTGGCTGCAAGAACACTTTTCAGATGTATACGTGAAGCGGTCCAAGCAAGATGGCTATCGCAGCCGGGCTAGTTACAAACTGATGGAAATAAATGAAAAGGATCGACTGTTTCGGCAGGGTATGCGTGTGATAGATTTGGGCGCAGCTCCGGGAGGATGGTCGCAAGTTGCCGTGGAGCTGGTGGGAGATCACGGTAAGGTAATTGCCTCTGATATCCTAACCATGGACCCCATTGCCGGGGTGAGCTTTATTCAGGGCGACTTCACCTCTGAAGAAGTATATAAGGCAATTGTGGCCGAAATGCAGGGCGATTGTGCGGATCTTGTAATCTCGGACATGGCCCCCAATATGAGTGGTAATCAAAACATTGATCAACCTGCTGCAATGTATTTGGTCGAGCTGGCGTTGGATTTGGCTCGAACAGTGCTTAAGCCCGGCGGTAACTTTGTCGCTAAGGTGTTTCAAGGAGAAGGGTTTCCTGAATATATGCAAGAGCTCAAGGGTTCCTTTGAGCGTGTGTTAACACGGAAGCCAGATGCTTCCCGGTCTCGCTCCCGCGAGGTGTATCTGGTAGGTCTGGGATTTCGCTCCTGA
- a CDS encoding YhbY family RNA-binding protein: MSLSIEEKKRLRGIGHQLKPVVYVSDRGLSEGVVQEMDRALEDHELVKVKFSIPDREAKREVMGDLAQVCEAELIHVIGNMGLFFRKAQKPNPKLSNLHRHL, from the coding sequence ATGAGCTTATCGATTGAAGAAAAAAAGCGGCTGCGCGGCATTGGCCATCAGCTGAAACCCGTTGTCTACGTCTCTGACCGCGGTTTGTCTGAAGGTGTGGTGCAGGAAATGGACCGTGCTCTGGAAGATCACGAACTGGTTAAAGTGAAGTTCAGCATCCCTGATCGCGAAGCCAAACGTGAGGTAATGGGTGATCTAGCACAGGTGTGTGAAGCTGAGCTCATTCATGTTATCGGCAATATGGGCCTATTCTTCCGCAAGGCACAGAAACCCAATCCCAAACTATCCAACTTACACCGTCACCTCTAA
- the fkpB gene encoding FKBP-type peptidyl-prolyl cis-trans isomerase, with protein sequence MHTSDVVVESRARVTLHFSLTLVDGQIIDSNFDRSPASFVVGDGSLLEGFERKLLGLQAGQRETFVLSPEHAFGQWNPANLQYFKREQFPQEMVIEPGEVISFSDAINSELPGVVQAVEGDKVTVDFNHPLAGKDIHFTVYILRVEPAV encoded by the coding sequence ATGCATACGAGTGATGTAGTAGTGGAAAGCCGGGCGAGAGTGACGTTGCATTTCTCGCTGACTCTGGTTGATGGGCAGATCATTGATTCCAACTTTGACAGGTCTCCTGCCTCCTTTGTGGTAGGGGATGGAAGCCTGCTTGAAGGGTTCGAGAGGAAGTTGCTCGGTCTGCAGGCTGGGCAGCGAGAAACCTTCGTGTTGTCCCCTGAACATGCGTTTGGTCAGTGGAATCCTGCCAATCTGCAGTATTTCAAACGCGAACAATTTCCTCAGGAGATGGTGATAGAGCCGGGCGAGGTGATCTCGTTCAGTGATGCCATCAATAGCGAGTTGCCCGGTGTGGTGCAGGCTGTTGAGGGTGATAAGGTGACAGTGGACTTCAATCATCCGCTGGCCGGCAAAGATATACACTTCACTGTGTATATTCTGCGGGTTGAACCTGCTGTCTGA
- the carA gene encoding glutamine-hydrolyzing carbamoyl-phosphate synthase small subunit encodes MFKPAILALEDGTVFRGVAIGADGQSVGEVVFNTSMTGYQEILTDPSYARQIVTLTYPHIGNTGTNSEDEESGQIYAAGLVIRDLPLVASNFRNQEALDAYLRERNILGIADIDTRKLTRILREKGAQNGCLMAGDSIDEEAAIAAARAFPGLKGMDLAKEVTVSDAYSWNEGVWKLGEGHQQPDAQPFHVVAYDYGVKRNILRMLAQRGCRLTVVPAKTPAADVLAMNPDGVFLSNGPGDPEPCDYAIDAIRTILAARIPVFGICLGHQLLALASGAQTLKMKFGHHGGNHPVQDLDSKVVMITSQNHGFAVDEATLPSNVRATHKSLFDGSLQGIERTDCVAFSFQGHPEASPGPHDVAPLFDRFIKEIEAYRAQR; translated from the coding sequence TTGTTTAAGCCAGCCATTCTTGCCCTTGAAGATGGCACAGTGTTCCGGGGGGTTGCGATTGGCGCGGATGGCCAGTCGGTCGGAGAAGTCGTTTTTAACACCTCTATGACCGGTTATCAAGAAATCCTGACAGATCCTTCCTACGCTCGCCAAATTGTCACCCTCACTTATCCACATATCGGTAATACCGGTACCAACTCAGAAGACGAAGAGTCTGGCCAGATTTATGCGGCCGGCCTGGTGATCCGCGACTTGCCTCTTGTTGCCAGCAACTTCCGAAATCAGGAAGCGTTGGATGCCTATCTGCGTGAGCGCAATATCCTGGGTATCGCTGATATCGATACGCGCAAACTGACACGTATTCTGCGTGAGAAAGGCGCCCAGAATGGTTGCCTGATGGCGGGTGACAGTATTGATGAAGAGGCGGCAATTGCCGCTGCCCGTGCATTCCCGGGTCTGAAGGGAATGGATCTCGCCAAAGAGGTCACTGTCTCTGATGCCTACAGCTGGAACGAAGGTGTATGGAAGCTGGGTGAAGGTCATCAGCAGCCAGACGCACAACCTTTCCACGTTGTTGCTTATGACTATGGCGTCAAGCGCAATATCTTGCGCATGCTTGCCCAGCGCGGCTGCCGCTTGACGGTCGTGCCAGCCAAAACCCCCGCTGCTGATGTGCTGGCGATGAATCCCGATGGCGTTTTTCTGTCCAATGGTCCCGGTGATCCCGAGCCTTGTGACTACGCGATCGATGCTATTCGCACCATCCTTGCTGCCAGAATTCCCGTGTTTGGTATCTGTCTTGGACATCAGCTTCTGGCGCTGGCCAGCGGTGCACAGACGTTGAAGATGAAGTTTGGCCATCACGGTGGTAACCATCCAGTGCAGGATCTGGATAGCAAAGTGGTCATGATTACCAGTCAGAACCATGGTTTTGCGGTGGATGAGGCAACGCTGCCATCCAATGTTCGCGCAACGCATAAATCCTTGTTCGATGGTTCTCTGCAGGGCATTGAGCGTACTGATTGTGTTGCCTTCAGTTTTCAGGGTCATCCGGAAGCAAGCCCGGGGCCTCATGATGTGGCTCCGCTCTTTGATCGCTTTATCAAAGAAATCGAAGCCTATCGGGCGCAGCGCTGA